Proteins encoded together in one Candidatus Nitrosocaldus cavascurensis window:
- a CDS encoding 30S ribosomal protein S17 has product MVEGDANTNISSNSSNSKARSIGLEVTLPSRSCNDLKCPFHGRLSIRGRLLTGIVVSKKAKKMVVIERYYQQYIKKYKRYERRRSKIHAYLPECIDVEEGDEVLIGECRPLSKTVAFALLEVRKKRHGR; this is encoded by the coding sequence ATGGTAGAAGGTGATGCAAACACTAACATCAGTAGTAATAGTAGTAACAGCAAGGCTAGGAGTATAGGGTTAGAGGTTACTCTACCCTCTAGATCATGTAATGATCTCAAGTGCCCATTCCATGGGAGGTTAAGCATAAGGGGAAGGTTGCTAACTGGTATAGTTGTTAGCAAGAAGGCAAAGAAGATGGTGGTTATAGAGAGGTATTATCAGCAGTACATAAAGAAGTACAAGAGGTATGAGAGGAGGAGGAGCAAGATACATGCTTATCTGCCAGAGTGCATAGATGTTGAAGAAGGTGATGAAGTACTTATAGGTGAGTGTAGACCGTTAAGCAAGACAGTTGCATTTGCACTGTTGGAGGTGAGGAAGAAGAGGCATGGCAGGTAA
- a CDS encoding 50S ribosomal protein L5, whose amino-acid sequence MSIMLEENVMRRIRIGKVVINAAVGKSGEPIEKAKKILEELTGHTPAVRTAKKTIRDFGIHKGEPIAVIVTLRKDKALQVLKRLLAAKGNRIKSSSFDDYGNVSFGIKEHIDIPGVKYKPELGIIGMDVCIALERPGYRVARRKIMPSKIGKEQRISKQEAIEFFKALGVEVV is encoded by the coding sequence ATGAGCATCATGTTGGAGGAGAATGTGATGAGGAGGATAAGGATAGGCAAGGTGGTTATAAATGCTGCTGTAGGCAAGTCAGGAGAGCCTATAGAGAAGGCTAAGAAGATATTAGAGGAGTTGACTGGACATACACCAGCTGTAAGAACAGCAAAGAAGACCATAAGGGACTTTGGTATACACAAGGGCGAGCCTATAGCAGTTATAGTTACCCTAAGAAAGGATAAGGCTCTTCAAGTACTGAAGAGGCTACTTGCAGCAAAAGGTAATAGGATCAAGAGTTCATCGTTCGATGATTATGGTAATGTATCCTTTGGAATAAAGGAACATATAGATATACCTGGTGTAAAGTACAAGCCTGAGTTGGGTATAATAGGTATGGATGTATGCATTGCCCTTGAGCGCCCAGGTTATAGAGTTGCTAGGCGCAAGATAATGCCATCTAAGATAGGCAAGGAGCAGAGGATCAGCAAACAGGAAGCTATAGAGTTCTTCAAGGCTCTTGGTGTGGAGGTGGTTTGA
- the rplW gene encoding 50S ribosomal protein L23, with the protein MNAEQARSIIIRPYITEKIYTKMDKEDILAFIVHDKADKQSIKEAIKILYNVDAVDVNTARTIYGKKAYVKFKAGAARDLATKLGLV; encoded by the coding sequence ATGAATGCTGAACAGGCAAGGAGTATAATAATCAGACCTTATATAACTGAGAAGATCTACACAAAGATGGATAAGGAGGATATACTAGCATTCATAGTACATGATAAGGCAGATAAGCAGAGTATAAAGGAGGCTATAAAGATACTCTACAATGTTGATGCTGTTGATGTTAACACAGCAAGGACGATATATGGAAAGAAGGCATATGTGAAGTTCAAGGCTGGAGCAGCAAGGGATCTAGCAACGAAGTTAGGACTAGTCTGA
- a CDS encoding 50S ribosomal protein L6 has product MSISKESVKESIALEAVVDVPDGVQVSMNGRTLEVKGPKGKVSKDLSKIHVDIRVDGSSVRIRPLLARGKPRRKDKAIVNTMHSIVRNMIEGVLHGYTYKLKIVHAHFPISVKVKGKQVLIENFIGERSPRVAEIVGDCKVSVEGEDVIVKGISLEDVAQTAANIENATSIKGKDIRVFLDGIYIYAKEKGM; this is encoded by the coding sequence ATGTCTATTAGCAAGGAGAGCGTCAAGGAGAGCATTGCTCTAGAGGCTGTAGTTGATGTGCCAGATGGTGTACAGGTAAGCATGAATGGTAGGACTCTTGAGGTGAAGGGACCTAAGGGCAAGGTAAGCAAAGATCTAAGCAAGATACATGTTGATATAAGAGTAGATGGTTCAAGCGTAAGGATAAGACCATTGCTAGCAAGGGGTAAGCCAAGGCGTAAGGATAAGGCTATTGTGAATACCATGCACTCCATAGTAAGGAATATGATTGAAGGTGTGCTTCATGGCTACACATACAAGTTGAAGATAGTACATGCGCACTTTCCCATCTCAGTGAAGGTCAAGGGTAAGCAAGTGCTTATAGAGAACTTCATAGGAGAGCGCTCTCCTAGAGTTGCTGAGATAGTTGGGGATTGTAAGGTTAGCGTAGAGGGCGAGGATGTTATAGTTAAAGGCATAAGCCTTGAGGATGTAGCACAGACAGCAGCAAACATAGAGAATGCTACAAGCATAAAAGGGAAGGATATAAGGGTATTCCTTGATGGTATATACATATATGCAAAAGAGAAAGGCATGTAG
- a CDS encoding 30S ribosomal protein S14: MAKVRDFVLTGRKERKYGKGSRWCRRCGQYTAIIQKYDLLLCRQCFREVAKRIGFKKYM; the protein is encoded by the coding sequence ATGGCTAAGGTTAGAGACTTTGTACTGACTGGTAGGAAGGAGAGGAAGTATGGTAAGGGCTCTAGGTGGTGCAGGCGTTGTGGTCAGTACACAGCAATAATACAGAAGTATGATCTCTTACTCTGCAGACAGTGCTTCAGGGAAGTAGCCAAGAGGATAGGCTTCAAGAAGTATATGTGA
- the rplX gene encoding 50S ribosomal protein L24: MKRSLARLKQIYSAPLHVRSKQVCSTLSEELRRQYGRRSVRVRKGDTVRVLRGEYKGVEGKVQRVHVKDGRLEIEGLQREKVRGDKVPVLVHASKVMVIALDMEDKMREAILRRGKDKQS; encoded by the coding sequence ATGAAGAGATCACTTGCTAGGCTTAAGCAGATATACAGTGCTCCATTACATGTGAGGAGCAAACAGGTATGCTCTACCCTATCTGAGGAGTTGAGGAGGCAGTATGGAAGGAGGAGTGTGAGGGTAAGGAAGGGTGATACTGTGAGGGTGCTTAGAGGAGAGTACAAGGGTGTTGAGGGTAAGGTGCAGAGGGTGCATGTGAAGGATGGTAGGTTGGAGATTGAAGGTTTGCAGAGGGAGAAGGTGAGGGGCGATAAGGTACCTGTGCTTGTTCATGCTTCAAAGGTTATGGTTATAGCATTGGATATGGAGGATAAGATGAGGGAAGCAATACTAAGGAGGGGTAAAGACAAACAGTCTTGA
- a CDS encoding 50S ribosomal protein L3 yields the protein MGHRKHSAPRRGSLAYLPRARAKSIESRIRTWPEIDAKEPRLLGFAGFKAANIHLISIDDRERTPNFGKPLMSRATVIVTPPMRVIGIRAYEKSVYGLRSLFDIYADGLPKELARKVKIKPTEQSSLNDIKLDGVHEVRAIVAVTPRAAGLEQKKPFVFEVGVGGGKDVKARFEYLKNLLGKDVRINEVFKTGEYVDVSAITKGKGFEGPVTRWGIKRKQHKSRKSVRAVGTLGPISPATVMYTVPRAGQRGFHQRLEYNKRILMIASVDEQNITPKGGFMHFGILKGDYIVVRGSIAGAIKRLVKLRYAIRPKVKKVVEPKIVEVIA from the coding sequence ATGGGCCATAGGAAGCATAGTGCGCCAAGGAGGGGTAGTCTAGCATACCTGCCTAGAGCAAGGGCAAAGAGTATAGAGTCTAGGATAAGGACATGGCCAGAGATAGATGCTAAAGAGCCTAGACTGTTGGGCTTTGCAGGGTTCAAGGCAGCAAACATCCATCTCATAAGCATAGATGATAGGGAGAGGACACCAAACTTTGGCAAGCCATTGATGAGTAGAGCAACAGTCATAGTTACTCCTCCCATGAGGGTTATAGGTATTAGAGCGTATGAGAAGAGTGTTTATGGTTTAAGATCACTCTTCGATATATATGCAGATGGGTTACCAAAAGAACTTGCAAGGAAGGTTAAGATCAAGCCTACGGAGCAGAGTTCCTTGAATGATATAAAGTTGGATGGTGTTCATGAGGTGAGGGCAATCGTTGCTGTAACCCCTAGGGCAGCAGGGTTAGAGCAGAAGAAGCCATTTGTATTTGAGGTTGGTGTTGGTGGTGGAAAGGATGTGAAGGCAAGGTTCGAGTACCTTAAGAACCTGCTAGGCAAGGATGTTAGGATAAATGAAGTATTCAAGACTGGTGAGTATGTTGATGTTAGTGCAATAACCAAGGGTAAAGGCTTTGAAGGACCTGTGACAAGGTGGGGCATAAAGAGGAAGCAGCACAAGTCAAGGAAGAGTGTTAGAGCAGTAGGTACACTGGGTCCAATAAGCCCTGCTACTGTAATGTACACAGTGCCGAGAGCAGGGCAGAGAGGCTTCCATCAGAGGCTTGAGTACAACAAGAGGATACTCATGATTGCAAGTGTAGATGAGCAGAATATAACGCCAAAGGGAGGCTTTATGCACTTTGGCATACTCAAGGGAGATTATATAGTGGTTAGAGGTTCTATTGCAGGTGCAATAAAGAGGCTTGTAAAGTTGAGGTATGCTATAAGACCAAAGGTTAAGAAGGTTGTTGAGCCTAAGATAGTGGAGGTTATAGCATGA
- a CDS encoding ribonuclease P protein component 1 has protein sequence MRLREDNIFAHELIGLELVVEESSDPTLQGLHGKVVFESKNMLYVKVDEADRYRIKALPKAIVRLVFTLPDGVRCKVEGKDLIGRPEDRIERIERVMIHGRR, from the coding sequence ATGAGGCTAAGGGAGGATAACATATTTGCACACGAACTTATAGGCCTAGAGTTGGTAGTAGAGGAGAGTAGTGATCCAACACTCCAGGGATTGCATGGAAAGGTTGTATTTGAGAGCAAAAATATGCTCTATGTTAAGGTTGATGAAGCAGATAGATACAGGATAAAGGCTTTACCAAAGGCTATAGTAAGGTTAGTATTCACTCTCCCAGATGGGGTTAGATGTAAAGTTGAGGGCAAGGATTTAATTGGTAGACCAGAGGATAGGATTGAGAGGATAGAGAGGGTGATGATACATGGTAGAAGGTGA
- the rpmC gene encoding 50S ribosomal protein L29, with protein MARLKLKDLKALSDDDLKAKLSELRSELAKIMVDRAKGTIKKESGKVKYMRRDIARILTILGERSRRGAEGNGKDKGKGKGSSSSS; from the coding sequence ATGGCAAGGTTGAAGTTAAAGGATCTCAAGGCTCTAAGTGATGATGATCTCAAGGCAAAGTTATCAGAGTTGAGGTCAGAGCTAGCAAAGATAATGGTGGATAGGGCAAAGGGTACAATAAAGAAGGAGAGTGGAAAGGTTAAGTACATGAGGCGTGATATAGCAAGGATCCTAACCATACTTGGCGAGAGGAGCAGGAGAGGAGCAGAGGGTAATGGTAAGGACAAGGGTAAAGGTAAGGGTAGTAGCAGTAGTAGTTGA
- a CDS encoding 50S ribosomal protein L14 — translation MAGKSRAVSAKGVEEFKPHITRAIPVYANLVCADNTGAKIVQVIQVNKYKGRLSRYPAASVGDLVTVVVKKGPPELRKQIFGAVIVRQKYPIRRPNGLRICFEDNAAILITPEGDVKGTDIKGPVAAEAAERWPRIANLASMIV, via the coding sequence ATGGCAGGTAAGAGTAGAGCAGTATCAGCAAAGGGGGTTGAGGAGTTCAAGCCCCATATAACCAGAGCCATACCAGTGTATGCAAATCTAGTATGTGCTGATAACACTGGTGCAAAGATAGTGCAAGTAATCCAGGTAAATAAGTACAAGGGTAGGTTATCAAGGTACCCAGCAGCATCTGTAGGAGACCTTGTAACAGTCGTTGTTAAGAAAGGTCCTCCAGAGTTAAGGAAGCAGATATTTGGTGCAGTTATAGTACGCCAGAAGTACCCTATAAGGAGGCCCAATGGTCTTAGAATATGCTTTGAGGATAACGCAGCAATACTCATAACACCAGAGGGGGATGTGAAGGGTACAGATATAAAGGGTCCAGTCGCTGCAGAGGCTGCAGAGAGATGGCCAAGGATAGCAAACCTTGCATCCATGATAGTATAG
- a CDS encoding 30S ribosomal protein S3, with product MSKQEYSSTKAIMKNFFRNSELDEFLEKELAHAGYGGAEIQKTPLGTRITVYVTRPGLIIGRKGFGIKELTSKLEKEFGLENPQISVLEIEVPELNPRIIANRVAQMISKGTAFRRAALWALNTIMDAGAMGAEVVISGKLRSERASFEKYTAGILPKSGEPAERAVKEAVAHVLLKMGLYGIHIKIAYKDALPAEFELRDSGDVSKVEVEQDLNVQEKKMVAEEKEREGDVE from the coding sequence ATGTCAAAGCAGGAGTACAGTTCAACAAAGGCCATAATGAAGAACTTCTTCAGGAACTCAGAGCTTGATGAGTTCTTGGAGAAGGAGCTTGCACATGCAGGTTATGGTGGTGCAGAGATACAGAAGACTCCATTGGGCACTAGGATAACGGTGTATGTAACAAGACCAGGGCTCATAATAGGCAGGAAGGGTTTTGGTATAAAGGAGTTAACGAGTAAGTTGGAGAAGGAGTTTGGGCTTGAGAACCCTCAGATCTCAGTACTTGAGATAGAGGTGCCAGAGCTCAACCCAAGGATAATAGCAAATAGGGTTGCACAGATGATAAGCAAGGGTACAGCATTCAGGAGGGCAGCGTTATGGGCACTGAATACAATAATGGATGCTGGTGCAATGGGTGCTGAAGTTGTTATCTCTGGCAAGTTGAGGAGTGAGAGGGCATCATTTGAGAAGTACACCGCTGGCATACTACCAAAGAGTGGAGAGCCAGCAGAGAGAGCAGTAAAGGAGGCAGTGGCACATGTACTCCTTAAGATGGGCCTTTATGGAATACATATAAAGATAGCATACAAGGATGCACTACCAGCAGAGTTTGAGTTAAGGGATAGTGGTGATGTAAGCAAGGTTGAAGTAGAACAAGATCTCAATGTGCAAGAGAAGAAGATGGTGGCGGAGGAGAAGGAGAGGGAGGGAGATGTGGAGTGA
- the rpl4p gene encoding 50S ribosomal protein L4, which produces MMSVSVYSLDGSKVEQVELPRVFLTPYRMDLIHKAFVHIQSKLFQPQGRDPLAGMRVSAESRGTGLGIARMARVKGEGMRRAGQAGGVAGVVKGRLTHPPRAEKVIVKRLNKKEKHLALCSAIAATMMREVVKARGHRIPDDIELPLVVTDDIEGVKKSKDLLKVLNALRLTDDLERARASIKKRSGKARMRGRKQYIAKSALIIVKNADSIARAASSIPGVEVVPVSRLSILHLAPGGHAGRLCIWSKGALESIRDMSNNAIELMKEVMAR; this is translated from the coding sequence ATGATGAGTGTAAGTGTATACTCTCTAGATGGTAGCAAGGTTGAGCAGGTAGAACTCCCAAGGGTATTCTTAACCCCGTACAGGATGGATCTCATACATAAAGCATTTGTTCACATCCAATCTAAACTGTTCCAACCACAGGGGAGGGATCCATTGGCAGGGATGAGGGTTAGTGCAGAGTCTAGGGGTACAGGACTTGGTATAGCAAGGATGGCAAGGGTGAAGGGTGAAGGTATGAGGAGGGCAGGTCAGGCTGGAGGGGTTGCTGGTGTTGTTAAGGGCAGGTTAACCCATCCACCAAGGGCAGAGAAGGTTATAGTTAAGAGGCTCAACAAGAAGGAGAAGCATCTAGCATTGTGTAGTGCAATAGCAGCAACAATGATGAGAGAGGTTGTAAAGGCTAGAGGGCATAGGATACCTGATGATATTGAACTACCATTGGTAGTCACAGATGATATAGAAGGTGTAAAGAAGAGTAAGGACCTTCTCAAGGTTCTTAATGCATTGAGGCTAACAGATGATCTTGAGAGGGCAAGGGCAAGTATAAAGAAGAGGAGCGGTAAGGCAAGGATGCGTGGAAGGAAGCAGTATATAGCAAAGAGTGCCCTTATAATAGTGAAGAATGCTGATAGTATAGCAAGGGCAGCATCTTCTATACCAGGCGTAGAGGTTGTACCAGTGAGTAGGCTAAGCATACTCCATCTTGCTCCTGGTGGTCATGCTGGAAGGCTCTGCATATGGAGTAAAGGTGCGCTAGAGAGTATAAGGGATATGAGCAACAATGCAATAGAGTTGATGAAGGAGGTAATGGCTAGATGA
- a CDS encoding 30S ribosomal protein S19 translates to MVKEFRYRGRTLQELQEMSMEELINILPSRIRRTLKRGLGEERLKLLRELKAAKDNPSGKPVKTHLRDMPILPNMVGLTIHIANGKEFVPVEIKPEMIGHYLGEYAITNKPVKHGTPGIGASRSSLYVPLK, encoded by the coding sequence ATGGTGAAGGAGTTCAGGTATAGGGGTAGAACCTTACAAGAGTTGCAGGAGATGAGTATGGAAGAGTTGATAAATATTCTACCCTCTAGGATTAGGAGAACCTTGAAGCGTGGGCTTGGAGAAGAGAGGCTTAAACTGTTGAGGGAGTTAAAGGCTGCAAAGGATAATCCTTCAGGCAAGCCTGTAAAGACACATCTGCGTGATATGCCTATACTCCCCAACATGGTTGGTCTCACCATACATATTGCTAATGGTAAGGAGTTTGTTCCTGTTGAGATCAAGCCAGAGATGATAGGTCATTACCTTGGTGAGTATGCAATAACAAACAAGCCTGTTAAGCATGGTACTCCAGGCATAGGTGCCTCAAGATCAAGCCTGTATGTACCATTGAAGTAG
- a CDS encoding 50S ribosomal protein L22 produces MPEFDYTFKKQYDKSKHVRASIREVDISHKHAIEICNAIKGMKLEKAKEYLEKVVAKEIPVPFRHYHTKVGHRSELKGKNAFPAGRYPVKAAREILRLLANLEANSEYKGMDLDRVTIIHACAYPGVKIRKFMPRAFGRGSARFNTLTHVELVASEK; encoded by the coding sequence ATGCCAGAGTTCGATTACACATTCAAGAAGCAGTACGATAAGAGCAAGCATGTAAGGGCAAGCATAAGGGAGGTTGATATCTCACATAAGCATGCAATAGAGATATGCAATGCAATAAAGGGGATGAAGTTGGAGAAGGCGAAGGAGTACCTTGAGAAGGTTGTAGCAAAGGAGATACCTGTACCATTCAGGCATTACCATACAAAGGTTGGGCATAGGTCTGAGTTGAAGGGCAAGAATGCATTCCCTGCTGGGAGGTACCCTGTCAAAGCAGCAAGGGAGATACTACGCTTGCTTGCAAATTTAGAGGCAAATAGCGAGTATAAAGGGATGGACCTTGATAGGGTTACAATAATACATGCATGTGCATACCCTGGAGTTAAGATAAGGAAGTTCATGCCTAGAGCATTTGGAAGGGGTAGTGCAAGGTTCAATACCCTTACGCATGTTGAGTTGGTTGCTTCTGAGAAGTGA
- a CDS encoding 30S ribosomal protein S8, which translates to MPALNVVANLFSTIYNNEMRRKRSCIVMPTSKLALEVLRVMKEHGFIGDYQYVDDGRGGKAVVQLLSRVNKCNVITPRFSVKKDGYDEWDRQYLPSYSRGILIVSTPLGVMSHHEAQSKGIGGVLIGYVY; encoded by the coding sequence ATGCCAGCGTTAAATGTAGTTGCAAACCTCTTCTCAACCATATACAACAATGAGATGAGGAGGAAGAGATCATGCATAGTTATGCCTACATCTAAGCTTGCGTTAGAGGTGTTGAGGGTTATGAAGGAGCATGGGTTCATAGGCGATTACCAGTACGTTGATGATGGTAGAGGAGGCAAGGCTGTTGTGCAACTACTCTCAAGGGTAAACAAGTGCAATGTTATAACACCTAGGTTCAGCGTCAAAAAGGATGGGTATGATGAATGGGATAGGCAGTATCTCCCCTCATATAGTAGAGGCATACTCATAGTATCAACACCTCTAGGTGTGATGTCACATCATGAAGCACAGAGCAAGGGTATTGGAGGTGTACTTATAGGATATGTCTATTAG
- a CDS encoding 30S ribosomal protein S4e: protein MGKKAGSNRLKRQMMPAFWQVPRKAYRFAIRPIPGPHPIDRCYPLGVLLRDVLKVVSNMRETEKVLHNGYVYVDGVKRYDVHFPVGLMDVVELQPLKKVYRLVPRDGLILKPIEIAEGEKMEKEKNLKICKVVRKHTVKGGRIQYTLHDGRNILDDPKLNGITINDSILIKVPGQEVIDTVKMEKGALALITAGDNAGTTGRIVEVKEGTITLPKRVVVESDSKRLEIPADIVIAIGRERPLLSI, encoded by the coding sequence ATGGGCAAGAAGGCTGGTTCAAATAGATTGAAGAGGCAGATGATGCCAGCATTCTGGCAAGTGCCTAGGAAGGCTTATAGATTCGCTATAAGACCTATACCAGGACCCCATCCTATAGATAGATGTTACCCTCTAGGCGTACTGCTTAGAGATGTGCTCAAGGTTGTAAGTAACATGAGAGAGACTGAGAAGGTACTCCACAACGGCTATGTGTATGTTGATGGTGTGAAAAGATATGATGTTCACTTCCCTGTTGGATTGATGGATGTGGTTGAACTACAGCCACTGAAGAAGGTGTACAGGTTAGTTCCAAGGGATGGGTTAATACTCAAGCCCATAGAGATAGCAGAAGGAGAGAAGATGGAGAAGGAGAAGAACCTGAAGATATGCAAGGTTGTGCGCAAACATACTGTTAAAGGAGGCAGGATACAATACACTCTCCATGATGGAAGGAATATACTTGATGACCCTAAGTTGAATGGTATAACTATCAATGACTCCATACTCATAAAGGTTCCAGGACAAGAGGTTATTGATACTGTTAAGATGGAGAAGGGTGCATTAGCACTCATAACAGCAGGTGATAATGCTGGTACAACTGGGAGGATAGTTGAGGTTAAGGAAGGTACAATAACACTGCCAAAGAGGGTTGTTGTAGAGAGCGATTCAAAGAGGCTAGAGATACCAGCAGATATAGTCATTGCTATAGGTAGGGAGAGGCCATTGCTCAGCATATGA